A part of Rhinoderma darwinii isolate aRhiDar2 chromosome 1, aRhiDar2.hap1, whole genome shotgun sequence genomic DNA contains:
- the LOC142651891 gene encoding olfactory receptor 6B9-like yields MQAENYTTITEFYLLGFNVNQNLQLFLFFLFFLMYISIITENTIIITVIWQSSKLQCPMYLFLGNFAFMEIAYASVTMPKMLTDLVSGDRRISVTGCISQLYFFFVLAGIENYLLAVMAYDRYLAICNPLRYMAIMTNRFCHQLAFMSWLAGLTGSLFPIYLFSKLSFCGRNEIDNFFCDASPLYNLSCTDTSLLKNYFFSLVWSVVFSYYFSYFKDTL; encoded by the exons ATGCAAGCTGAAAATTATACAACAATAACAGAATTTTACCTTCTTGGATTCAACGTCAACCAGAATCTACAactatttctttttttcctctttttcctGATGTACATATCAATAATTACCGAGAACACTATTATCATTACTGTTATCTGGCAAAGCTCCAAACTTCAATGTCCAATGTACTTATTCCTTGGAAATTTTGCCTTCATGGAAATTGCTTACGCTTCAGTTACTATGCCAAAAATGTTGACAGATTTAGTATCTGGTGATAGAAGAATATCTGTTACTGGCTGTATTTCCCAACTATATTTCTTCTTTGTTTTGGCAGGTATTGAAAATTACTTACTTGCAGTAATGGCTTATGATCGGTATTTGGCAATATGTAATCCATTGCGATATATGGCAATAATGACTAACAGATTTTGCCACCAGTTGGCATTCATGTCTTGGCTGGCCGGTCTTACAGGATCATTATTTCCTATTTATCTTTTTAGTAAATTGTCCTTTTGTGGTAGAAATGAGattgataattttttttgtgatgcATCACCACTATATAATCTTTCTTGCACTGACACATCACttctaaaaaattactttttcagCCTTGTGTGGAGCGTTGTGTTTAGTT ATTATTTTAGCTATTTTAAAGATACCCTCTAA